In Ruegeria sp. YS9, the genomic window CAGCGGATCATCCCGCCCGAACCGGGGTTTTTGCAGGGCTTGCGGACCTTGTGCGACAAATTTGGTGTGCTGCTGATTTTTGATGAGATCGTCACCGGGTTCCGACTGGCTTACGGCGGCGCACAAGAGCGATATGGCGTGACCCCGGATATCTGTACGCTTGGCAAGATCACCGGTGGTGGCTTTCCTCTGGCCGCGCTGGGCGCCAGCACCGAGATCATGAAGCATTTCGACAAATCGAAAGTCGGAGAACACGGCTGGCTGATGCAGTTGGGCACTTTGTCCGGCAACCCCGTTGCCTCAGCGGCGGGGCTGAAGACGATGGAGGTTTTGCGGCGCGAAGGCACCTATGAACACCTGCGCTCGATCGGGAAGCAGTTGCAACAGATGCAATCGGACGCTTTGAACGAGGCAGGCATTGCCCATCGCATCTGCGGTGACGAGACCTTGTTCGACATTTATTTCACCAAGGCCGAATGTCGGGATTATCGCAGCGCAAACCATGATGACCCGAAGCGCAACGCCACTTACAATGCAACGTTGCGGGCGCATGGGGTCTTCAAGGCTCCGGGCAAACTGTACCCGTCGCTGGCGGTTACCGAAGCGGATCTGGATCAGACCAGAGAGGCCGTTCGTCACGCCGTCGAAGCGATTTCCTGAACGCGGGTCTGGCACAACGCAATCTGGTACAACGTAAACGGGTCGCTGTTGAACCCAACAGCGACCCTCTACCTTTGGAAGCCGGGGGTCAGTCTCGCCCCCTCGAATACTTATTAAAACACCGGCAATCTGAAAACTTTTCGATACTTTCGAGACTGGCCCGACTTCCTCTGCGGTATGTCACAGTAATGCCTGATCGCGCCGC contains:
- a CDS encoding aspartate aminotransferase family protein; translated protein: MLKIQTQSEWIARANEVLPAGGFGNFDPGIIIARGEGSHVWDEDGNEYIDYLIGSGPMLLGHGHPEVMEAVLEQLPKGMTFFANNSKGIELAEAIIEAVPCCEQVRFVASGGEADMYAMRLTRAYTGRDKILKFEGGYHGMSAEAQMSLAPSRRVNFPQAVPDSAGIPQSVAEQMLIAPFNDLEAVAALLDEHDDVAAIMVEPLQRIIPPEPGFLQGLRTLCDKFGVLLIFDEIVTGFRLAYGGAQERYGVTPDICTLGKITGGGFPLAALGASTEIMKHFDKSKVGEHGWLMQLGTLSGNPVASAAGLKTMEVLRREGTYEHLRSIGKQLQQMQSDALNEAGIAHRICGDETLFDIYFTKAECRDYRSANHDDPKRNATYNATLRAHGVFKAPGKLYPSLAVTEADLDQTREAVRHAVEAIS